The proteins below come from a single Corylus avellana chromosome ca3, CavTom2PMs-1.0 genomic window:
- the LOC132174006 gene encoding uncharacterized protein LOC132174006, which translates to MVDTFQFDAYASPAETTSIQKLNQNDKIGSLGQESKPTLLAMEPGHGSKIDINILDGADLSIPKKGLSPSSSSSKSITEPGHGSKTDTDHLMAYPTTNLGEPDLSLPSKKLSPSSSSSSSASESSPQDTFELGANAVTNFSSDAFSIFKLDKDNEIGALEPDLSMNKKLEPLLPLSSSDEHLETSASAANKSSSGNTSPQLASDYNKKDIPNTSNKQSSHGLAGAPSPIVVLGHSNELNLKEKSATQIPPVQVMDRSGDSASAPYRIPSYVFARTKSTAPMEWSLNSNESLFSIHTGNMSFTREQLYWMSKSGELDKPAGEVAISAAPQLIDLSSNQPPPTNKSTEVDQKIATLNEGFEVNEGKAAATMREVIKENEEDSSKESSSTAEGPSNSASISNGSTKSFAFPILTGDGSLKLGSGRQKKQSKSKQLSRPQSQPQTPKESPNEARTTPKAAPSLAHGKWLSCFSCCPFCSLGH; encoded by the exons ATGGTGGACACCTTCCAATTTGATGCATATGCATCACCCGCTGAAACTACTAGCATTCAAAAACTCAACCAGAATGATAAGATAGGATCCTTGGGGCaagaatcaaaaccaacattATTGGCCATGGAACCTGGACATGGAAGCAAAATTGATATTAATATCCTTGATGGGGCTGATCTTTCCATTCCAAAAAAAGGCTTAagtccatcatcatcatcatccaaaTCAATTACAGAACCTGGACATGGCAGCAAAACTGATACTGATCATTTGATGGCATATCCTACTACCAATCTTGGTGAACCAGATCTTTCTCTCCCAAGCAAAAAGCTAAGCccctcatcctcatcatcatcgtcTGCATCTGAATCTTCGCCTCAAGATACCTTCGAGTTGGGTGCAAATGCAGTCACTAATTTTTCCTCAG atGCTTTTAGTATCTTCAAACTTGACAAGGACAATGAGATAGGGGCTTTGGAGCCTGATCTTTCTATGAACAAAAAGTTAGAGCCCTTGTTACCACTATCGTCATCTGACGAGCACTTAGAAACGAGTGCAAGTGCAGCCAACAAGTCTTCTTCAGGAAACACAAGCCCTCAATTAGCTTCGGATTATAACAAGAAGGATATTCCAAATACCTCCAATAAACAATCTAGCCATGGATTGGCAGGGGCGCCATCACCAATAGTAGTTTTAGGGCATAGTAATGAATTGAACTTAAAAGAGAAGTCAGCCACACAAATTCCTCCAGTGCAAGTGATGGATCGAAGTGGTGATTCTGCTTCTGCTCCATATAGGATTCCATCTTATGTCTTTGCTAGAACTAAATCTACAGCTCCAATGGAATGGAGTCTCAATTCAAATGAATCATTGTTTAGCATTCACACGGGAAACATGAGCTTCACCAGAGAACAACTCTACTGGATGAGTAAATCTGGTGAGCTGGATAAGCCTGCAGGTGAAGTAGCCATATCTGCTGCTCCTCAGTTGATTGACTTGTCAAGTAACCAGCCACCTCCAACCAACAAATCAACTGAAGTTGACCAAAAAATAGCTACTTTGAATGAAGGATTTGAAGTAAATGAAGGAAAAGCTGCGGCAACAATGAGGGAGGTTATaaaggaaaatgaagaagacTCTAGTAAAGAAAGTTCATCTACTGCAGAAGGACCATCTAATTCAGCTAGCATTTCAAATGGGAGTACGAAGTCTTTTGCTTTTCCAAT ATTGACAGGGGATGGTTCTCTGAAGTTAGGTTCAGGGAGGCAAAAGAAACAGTCAAAATCAAAGCAACTTTCGCGGCCACAGTCTCAGCCACAAACCCCTAAAGAATCACCAAATGAAGCTCGAACGACCCCTAAAGCAGCCCCATCTTTGGCTCATGGCAAATGGCTATCTTGCTTCTCTTGTTGCCCATTTTGTTCTTTAGGACATTGA